In Xenopus tropicalis strain Nigerian chromosome 5, UCB_Xtro_10.0, whole genome shotgun sequence, one genomic interval encodes:
- the LOC100495994 gene encoding uncharacterized protein LOC100495994 encodes MPNCIVRGCPHKTAQKDKYPDVSLHYFPNDLNAITNWLRQTAQYGENLESVANEIHQSAKTGRHRICSVHFTEDSFVAKRSKIMLKANAVPTIFDIQATPVSVTAMESKSFQSHKRRRVEDHIPSTSHTIVRIVKHFMTVATQTEEKIYVDASTTSMDMQLGIHKASGSDNPQLAIGVQTGDDSVPAEPWRIQKDHGYPVAFSTSIKCMLDIDKPNPTVPGKTIQTVQESNLEGEYELFELTDSQLSSIQAVEPSIKEEKDTSIYEPEESVGFTEADSTFTEKKDEILQRSFIVFEELLDQLFYLVKCQHSANSPCHAPIVGIEKKLNGTMVEVKLTCLSGHCSLIWNSQPIAGQVSIGNVSVACAILLSGSPFTKVKEMFQLLSIPFFSHAAYCTYQKQYIFPAIDLAWIKEQELLKQDLADKAVVLAGDGQLDSPGHSAKYCTYTMMDITTKKIVDFTIEQVCPGKTSGQTETIAFAKCLFRLEKKGVDIKVLATDRHSSIRKFMQTKSDTINHQLDVWHICKGLVKKLRAASKRRKCKDIAHWIGPITKHLWWCSQTCDRNVENLLDKWRSLLYHIANKHTFPNLKTYKKCQHRKMTAGEIREKKWITPSHPAYCTLVAILTDKLLIRDICQTEKFCHTGDLENFRSKVLKYWPERIDFTLDSMYARTMLAALSHNKNVNRPQASARCSKISELPVGEKTFQIVFPKHNKEWVAKPIIEEVGDWRLFDIISDAGKILKGEIVPRWESHSKGLAGNIASKNSPEKPVVVAQYSLNNVTVVWGNT; translated from the coding sequence atgcctaaTTGCATAGTACGCGGGTGTCCACACAAAACTGCACAAAAAGACAAATATCCAGATGTCAGTTTACATTATTTTCCAAACGACCTCAATGCAATAACGAATTGGCTGAGACAAACTGCGCAGTATGGTGAGAATTTGGAATCCGTAGCTAACGAAATTCATCAATCGGCAAAAACAGGAAGACACAGAATTTGTTCTGTCCATTTCACAGAAGATTCGTTTGTCGCCAAACGTTCAAAAATAATGCTAAAAGCGAATGCTGTTCCCACAATTTTTGATATTCAGGCCACTCCAGTTTCGGTAACCGCAATGGAATCTAAATCCTTCCAAAGTCACAAGAGAAGAAGAGTAGAGGATCATATTCCTTCCACCTCTCACACGATTGTGCGTATTGTCAAACATTTTATGACTGTTGCAACCCAAACTGAAGAAAAGATCTACGTTGATGCAAGTACCACATCCATGGATATGCAGCTTGGTATTCATAAAGCCAGTGGTTCTGATAATCCACAGCTCGCTATAGGAGTACAGACAGGAGACGATTCAGTGCCAGCCGAACCTTGGCGAATCCAAAAAGATCATGGCTATCCCGTCGCGTTTTCCACGTCCATAAAATGTATGTTGGATATAGATAAACCTAATCCAACTGTACCGGGTAAGACCATACAAACAGTGCAAGAATCTAATTTGGAGGGAGAATATGAATTGTTTGAACTTACTGACAGTCAGCTAAGCAGTATCCAGGCAGTGGAGCCCAgtataaaagaagaaaaggacACGTCTATTTATGAACCAGAGGAAAGCGTTGGTTTTACAGAAGCTGATTCAACGTTTActgaaaaaaaagatgaaattcTTCAGCGCAGTTTTATAGTATTTGAAGAACTACTGGACCAACTATTTTATCTAGTAAAATGTCAACATAGTGCTAACTCGCCATGCCACGCACCAATAGttggaattgaaaaaaaattaaatggaacTATGGTAGAAGTCAAGTTAACATGTCTTTCCGGACATTGCTCTTTGATATGGAACTCTCAGCCAATAGCAGGACAGGTATCTATTGGAAATGTATCAGTAGCCTGTGCCATTTTACTGAGTGGATCACCCTTTACAAAAGTGAAGGAAATGTTTCAGCTATTGTCTATCCCATTCTTTTCTCATGCTGCATATTGCACCTATCAGAAACAATATATATTCCCCGCAATTGATTTGGCATGGATCAAGGAACAAGAATTATTGAAACAGGATCTTGCGGATAAAGCCGTTGTTTTGGCTGGCGACGGCCAATTGGATAGTCCCGGCCATAGTGCAAAATACTGTACCTATACCATGATGGACATTACGACCAAAAAAATTGTGGATTTCACTATAGAGCAAGTTTGTCCTGGAAAAACTTCAGGGCAAACGGAAACAATTGCTTTTGCAAAATGTCTATTCCGCTTGGAAAAAAAAGGAGTAGACATTAAAGTGTTGGCAACTGATAGACACAGTAGTATTAGAAAATTCATGCAAACTAAATCTGACACCATCAACCACCAATTGGATGTATGGCACATTTGTAAAGGTCTGGTAAAGAAGCTTAGGGCCGCAAGTAAACGAAGAAAATGCAAAGATATAGCCCACTGGATAGGGCCAATCACCAAGCACTTGTGGTGGTGTTCCCAAACATGCGACCGGAACGTAGAAAATCTTCTAGATAAATGGCGATCGCTGCTCTATCATATCGCCAACAAACACACGTTTCCAAATctcaaaacatataaaaaatgccAACACAGAAAAATGACAGCTGgggaaataagagaaaaaaaatggatAACTCCATCTCATCCggcttattgcactttagtggcGATTCTAACCGACAAACTACTGATTAGAGACATTTGCCAAACTGAGAAATTCTGCCATACGGGGGATCTGGAGAACTTCCGCAGTAAAGTGCTGAAATACTGGCCGGAGAGAATTGATTTTACATTAGATTCCATGTACGCGAGGACAATGCTGGCGGCGCTGTCACATAACAAAAACGTGAATCGGCCGCAGGCTAGCGCTCGTTGTAGCAAAATATCGGAACTCCCTGTTGGAGAGAAAACATTTCAAATAGTCTTTCCTAAACATAACAAAGAATGGGTAGCCAAACCTATTATTGAAGAAGTGGGTGATTGGCGTCTGTTTGACATTATTTCTGATGCAGGCAAAATATTGAAAGGGGAGATTGTTCCCCGTTGGGAATCTCATAGCAAGGGATTAGCGG